AAGCAAAGATATTTTGTAAAAGAAAAACATATTTGCCGACGAAACTATacattatgataaaaaattttgatgatataaaagtattatataattatatttgaagatcatcatcattatcatcctaCTCAGTGTATCTTGCTCacagaaaaactatggacagagTTTGGAGAGGGAAgtacggcggcaactcatacccataaaggagagcgcggccaaaggagtcccccggctcaaggacgataaagagacgtaattacacgtgaaagataaattaaatgcctataaataaaataaataagtagaaccaactacaaaacaaaaaaaacaaaaactaataataaaagaaacgagagaagcaagagggcaagaacaccaaaaggtaatctaagaggacatcagtagtctaaaacatggatataacgcctccaactacccttaTCCCTAGTTAGaccctcaaagaggtttaactcatgcaagttaactcttatttgctcatcctaaattctcctgggtcttcctcgactcctcttaccctctactataatgctttctaccctcctcatagGGGCATCGAAAGTCTTTATCTGcacacacatccacctcagcatacacaTTTTtataacttccatcttatgttcaaaaatcttctttacaggttAACATTCGTTCCtatatagcagagcaggtctaATTGTCGTCCGgtagaatttttcttttaacttgCTCGGGAAtgtcctatcacatagcactgcaATAGCTGCTCgtcacttgagccaacccgcatgtATAAGATGATTTACATTTCCGTCAATCttcccatccctttgaatgataaatcccaaatacttgtacttggtcgtacttttaacaactgcttcatcaatagacacctctggttcacctaccggtgatgtcccactaaagtcacaacACAAATACTCAgtcttcgtacgactaatgcgcaaccctttaccttttaaagcttccctccactcatccaatttatttctaacctcctctctagtttctgctaccagcactatgtcgtcagcgaatagcatgcaccatggtaccgtctcccaaatagatttagaaatctcttccataatgacagtaaaaatgaaagggcttagagccgatctctgatgtagtccaactttaaccggaaaaggctctgttatctccaccggtgtttgaatgttagtcaaaactctgtcatacatatccaGTATAGCCTCAATATACACTGCaaaaatacctctagccttgaggctatcccagatgacacgtcatggtatgctatcatacgctttctccaagtcaataaACACCATATGCAGATCCTTCTTTCACTtcctatatttctccatcagtctcctcaaaacatgaattgcctcaatgcttgaccttcctggcataaaaccgaattggttctctctaattactgtttcctgtctaattctcttctctatcactctttcccacaatttcattatgtagcttagaagtttgatacctcaactcctccattcttctggcatcttatgtgtcctcaaaataatattaaaggggTTACTCAACCGACgaatgccctcttctcctaaacccctccacacctcaatcgggaTCTCATCTGGCCCGACTACCTTTGTTCTCCCCATCTTGTTGAGATCTTCTCCTACTTCTTCTATGGTAATATCACTCGTTGACCCGTATTACAGTGGTCTTTGGACATCAGAAATTGATTATCCACCTCCTTTGGCTTCCTAGACTCATTGAGTAGTTGAGAGAAATACTGGAGTCATCTGGTTTTGATATCCTCGTGTCTCAGGAGAACTCGTCCtccctcatccttgatgtatttcactgcctctaagtcttgccgCTGCCTGGACCTAGTCCTTGCCGACTTAAAAATCTGcttctccccctctttggtatcaagcttccGATACAAGTCCTCATAACCACGGTTTTTTTTCCTCCGTTACCGCTTTCTTTACCACCCGttttgcttctttatagctcACTCTCTTTTCTATCCTATCCTCCTCTTCCGTGCATGCCATAAGTtccttaaatctcttgttttatcctttatcttcttttccactTCATCGTTCCACCATCACgactctttgaacacttttggtttaccCGACGACACCCCCAAGGtttcttttgccacttttctaatggtttttgCCATGTTCACCAACATTTCATTCACATTCTCTGACCGACTTGGGAAGCCCAATAAACTTTTCTTGCTTGACAGGGTTGTGACCATATCCCCTTTGAATCTCCCCCATATGATCTTTCCCCCTAGACTCGACCTTCTTCTCTACaattttcttcctcatcctgaaAACCAGTACTAAAAGCCTGTTTTGGGTGGGCATCTCTGTACCCAACACCACTTTATAATCCAAGCATGAGGCCCAATCTCCCTTGCGCACTAAGAAATAGTCAACTTGGGTTGCATACCCACCACTCTTACATGTGATCAAAtgctcatctttctttctaaagatcgaGTTTGCTATAACCAATTCTTTTGCTAGCGCAAACTCCAGCAAATTCTCCCCACTCTCATTCCTTGCCCCCAAACCAAACCCTCCATGTACCGAGTAATAGTTACCTGCATCTCTGCCTATATGTCCGTTAAAGTCTCCTCTTAAGAAAACTTTCTCATCTTCCGTGATAGTTTTCATAAGGTCTCCTAGGTTCCCAGAACTCACACTTCACTTGCTTATCGAGCCCAACTTGGGGCCCGTATGCACTGACAAAGAATATGATCTCTTCCTCTACTACTATCTTAACTAGCATAATCCTGTCATTACACCTCCTTACTTCAACCAATTGCTTTAGGATATCATTAGACACTAGGATGCCAACCCCGTTACGTCTGCCGTCCAAACCTGCATACCACAACTTATATCCCTTTATACCTTTTGTTTTTTGCCCCTTCCACCTGGTCTCTTGAACACATGCTACATGAATCCTGTATTTAGAAAGCTCAGTTGCCAACTCCAACGACTTGGCTTCTAGGGTACCTATGTTCCAAGTCCCCACTCTTAGTTCTAGATCCTGCTTACGTTACCCCCCCTGACCCCCCCTCTCCTTGGACCTGACCTCGGGTGACCATAATTGCTTTCTAACTCTATATTCAACTACTACGGGCTAAGGTAAAAGGTTACAATCAAATCACTAACAGAGATcaacacaaaataaacaaatatacaaaaagtaaataagtaaataaataattaattaaatgaaagaAAGATAAAAAACTACTAAGTATGAAAACAATCCTTTCAAAAGGTATGAGAATACTCCAAGATATGATAACAGCAAGTGCATATACAAAATACAACCAAAAAATAGATCTTCTAAACCCAAAACACCAAACAGTATTACAAAATAAGCAACTAAATAAAACAAACACTAAATAGATAGAGTTAAGCAAGAGATGCACAAAAATTACTTAGAAAACTAGTATACTAATAAGAAGATGAAGGTTAAGGAGGGGTATCACCTGCACCACGATTGGGTGATTACCGGTGTACTAACACCGACGGTGCTTTCACCTTTACAAAAATGAGTAGTAACGTAGTAATTGCAGACCAGCGAAAACCTGAGAACGCGTACCTAACTGAAAATTGCCAAGACGCCACACACTCGACCACTGAGCactgaaaatcaattgaaaCACGGCAGGTCAATGGTGGTCTGACCGTTGAAGGTCCTGGTGTCTTGACTTCACAGAAGGTCGCCGGTCGGTAGTAGGTGCAGCAGCAACGGTGGCCTGCCTTTTGAGTTGCGTTTGAGTAGGATTTGGGAATGGAGAGTTTAAAATCTGAAAAGCAACTCAAGGGAAACAAAGAACTGACTTCACGGCAATCGGCAAGTCAGCAGCAGCACCAGTGGTGGCTTTTCACGGCAGGTTCGCCATCGGCCGTCGGCAACAGCACTGGTTTTAGACTTTTAGGGTTTGAGAAGGGGATTTTGGGACGAATTAtcaatttcaattataattgtGAAAAGAATGACCTTGGTTACACCAGACGGGAACTAAATACTAGATAAATACTCACAGTAACCTTCAACACTAATGGCATGGGAAGAACTTACCGAAGATGAAGGATTCAAGGCAAAAAAACGAGAAAAACAAAGCGAaccttaaaacaaaattattaaaataaataaaaattaaaattaaaaatatgcaAATTTATGTTGACATCTATAATGTCTTTACTACAACACCAAAATGCAAGGTTGCATGCATGCATGCACGAGTTTATTGTATAAATTCAACTTTTTCTCCCTTCTTTGCTCTTGAGAAACAACCTAGTTTCACCTAGCCCTTGGATCTATATTTGAAGATGGCTGATCATATTCTTATTAGAGTGGATTTTAGAGTCTgatcaattttattttgaagtctGAACAAATTATTCAAAGGATTTTTGAGCTTGTTAATGCATTTTTTCACAaacaaataatatcaataattaattttacgAAATGTCGTTAACTATCCATTTTCAAATTAAAGGTGAGATTCTAAACAAAAATAGTGCTTGTAGATATTAATATTGGTGTTTTTAGGAAACGATAGGTCCACTCTAATGGAATGATGGTGGCAGGAGATAAAACAGTGGCAAGAATTAACTCAATACTTTATTACCATCTCACCATGAGATGGACCCATAGTTAGACATATCCATATAGTTAgcctatttttataattaatcactttaaatttataagttattatttttaacacactaatataaaTGAgctgacaaaaaaaataatttcaccaTAAAACCGTcacatttaagaatttgtgcgAAAAAGCTAAGTCAACAATTCATGATTCAGACATTAATGGAATACTTCTACTAGGATGGAGATGCTATTATAAGGTTGTAGAAAATAATGGGTCCACAATATTCATTTAATATGAAAAGTAGTATCATTGTACCATTCTACAAAGAATAAGATGTccagaaagttcaagaaatttATTGCACCCCTATATATACAATGCACTTTCAGTTGTTTGATCAACACAGGATACACTTAATAAGCATTCAAAATCTTTAATCCTCAATCACTTAT
The sequence above is drawn from the Amaranthus tricolor cultivar Red isolate AtriRed21 chromosome 5, ASM2621246v1, whole genome shotgun sequence genome and encodes:
- the LOC130813501 gene encoding uncharacterized protein LOC130813501, with translation MGPSHGEMILNSPFPNPTQTQLKRQATVAAAPTTDRRPSVKSRHQDLQRFSLVCNYYVTTHFCKGESTVGVSTPPVVVEYRVRKQLWSPEVRSKERGGTLEAKSLELATELSKYRIHVACVQETRWKGQKTKGIKGYKLWYAGLDGRRNGVGILVSNDILKQLVEVRRCNDRIMLVKIVVEEEIIFFVSAYGPQVGLDKQVKCRDAGNYYSVHGGFGLGARNESGENLLEFALAKELVIANSIFRKKDEHLITCKSGGYATQVDYFLVRKGDWASCLDYKVVLGTEMPTQNRLLVLVFRMRKKIVEKKVESRGKDHMGEIQRGYGHNPVKQEKFIGLPKSVRECE